CAGCCCCTGTTCACCCTGGCTCCATtcttccctgccctggcagctgctcccctgcaccttccccatcctctgctccccatcctCCCCATGCTGGGCACAGGCAATCATCACATCAAGGGAGCCCCCTAACACCCGTGGGGGGCTGACAGGAAGAGTCAGCTCCAGGACTGCTGGGCTCAGGGTGTCTGGGGGCCCTGGCAGCACCCTTCTACCTCCAACAAAGCACCGAGCTCTGGGGCAGCTTCTGCATCTATTTATTTAGGAGGTTGAGAGTGATCCTGGTGTGGAGCAGGGGGGTCTGGCAGACCCTGGACAGGGAGGATGGGAAGGAGCACCAcggagctgggagcagagcccatcATCCACTAGGTCTGGAGGACACACAGCCCTTCAGCTGTAGAGGCAGGACAGGCAGACGATGTGACATAGAGCCCCGAGGCAGGTGGGGGATCTCCCAGGGGCTGCAAGTCCCTGCTCAGCTGGAAGGGAGTCACAGCTTCCCCTGGCCATGCTCACCTGATGTCCCTGGTGCACTGAtctgctggaaagcagagagGGGTGAGTGTGCCGTTGGCAGCACCCTGAGCCCCCACACAGAGTTCCCATGCAGAGGGGCCGCAGCTGCCACCCTGTGCCCTCGGGCCACTCACCTGACTTGGGCAGGATGGCCAGCATGTCCTCAGTCAGGCCCATGGTGGGGATGAGCTCCTTGAacttctgcaggagctgggggctCACATCCTGCTCCCTTGCTGCAGCCACACACCCAAAGTGGGGGCTGGTGAGTGGAAGGAATCCCAGCAGCCAGTCCCACAATGGGGGTCCAGCTACTGCGGGGCAGCATCTGGACCCCAGGGAAGGGCTAAGGTGAAGCCATGAACATGCAGGGTGGACACCAGGCAACCCACAGCTGTCCTGGGCTGGCAGCAAAGGGGCATGAGCCCTTTTGGATGAGTGATGCATTCACTTGGGGTGGTATGGGGTGGCTGGCAGGGTTGGGTTtctgcagctgggctggcacACTGCAGGGGGCTCTGGTTCAATCCGCAAACAGCTGGAGATATCTTTAGTGCAAGGTTTcattcaccccaaaattaatTCCCTAGGTGATGgacatggggtgctgctgttgGTGGCCCTGGATAGTGGTGgggagcccagcccctgcccgccACCAGTGCCCCCATCCCTTCCCGTGAGCCAGGTCCCTGCTCCCAGTACGCACTGAGGAGCTGCAGCGCCGTGCTGGGCTCTGTCTCACTGTGCTGGGCCTCGTGCAGGACAGCGTAGTGGCTGTAGTCTGTGTCCATCACATGCAGATCCCTCTTCTCTTGTGCTCCTAAAGGACCCCAGAGGTGACCAACGTGGTACAGTCTGAGCCCTCCTGGGCCCTGCTGGGGCCCACGGCTCAGTGCCCGAGCCTCAGATTTGCCTGAGGAGGGTATGAGGAGGGAACCCCTGCGCGATGTGGAGGAACCAGGTGCCCACCCGCCCACGACCTCTCACTgagctgtggagacagaggggcCAAGCCCACCGCTCACTGCTCCCGAGGCATGGGGGCTGGGGATGTCCACCCTCTGTTTCAGGGTACCCATGGCTCCAAAGCCCCTGCCCACACATACCCACGTAGTGCCCCGCCTGCCCGCTCTGCTGGAAGAGCAGATCAAACTTTTGGCATTTGTCTAGCCTGgaaaaggaacatgaaaaagaaaaatgtttctggaTGCTGCATGGGAGGGCAGTGGGGTGGTGGGCACAGGAGGGAGCCCAGCCTGCCCAGGGGGATGCACCGAGGCAGGACTGGGCAGCCCGGGACAGTGGGTCGGGGGAGTTGCTGTGGTGGGGAGGGGAGTCCCTGGCCCACGGGGAACTCAGCGAGCAGGACGGACACTTACAAGGGCCAGACCAACTTAATGGCCAGGTCCCCTTCTGGCATGAAGCTGATGATGGCCATGGATGACTTCATCCCATCCTTCATCTTCAGGAAGACGGAGCAGTTGGAAGCGATGGCTGTGACATGCCACATCCCTGCAAACTGCACCAGGACATCACCAGTGGAATTTGGAAAAGCTGTGGGGACCTGCCACCAGCTAGCAGGACCTGGCAGCCCAGAAATTTGCCAACCTGCAGTGGACCTGCTGCTGTCTGTGGGGACCTGTCACCCTCTTCAGGGACCTTCCACCATCTGTGGGGATCTGTCATGGGGAACCTGACAGCCCAGTGTAGAAACCTGCCAGCCTGTGGTGGCAGACCTGCCAccctctgtggggagcagccAGGCAAACATGAGGACCTGCCACCTTCCTGCATGCAGAACACCCTGTCCTGCCCCGTGCCAGGTGTACGGGTGCAGCACCTGGCCCATGTTCCCTGGGGAAGTGCCACACGCCCTTGGGGACATCATGGCCCCGTGTGTTGgtgtccctgcagtgggctggcGCTGGACACAGCAGCCAAGACTAACCTGGTTTTGCACAGGCACTCctggaagctgccctgctgttgGCTCAGGGATGGAGCTGGCAGGTGCCTGGGGGTGCAGCACAGgccccctgccccagccagcccctCCAGCCCAGGCAGGATGTGCCAGGCAGCATCCTGTGCAGTTACCTTCCCGGTGTCCAAGTCCGGCTGCACGGGGACCTGggcccctgcctgcagcaggcagagcagggccagCGCCAGGCCGGGCAGCGCCGCTGCCATCCTCTCCCTGGAGTGGATGTGGGCAGGACAGGCTGCACCCACCTTTATAGCCCCCACTGCTGGCAGCATTCCTGCCCACGCCAGCTTTATGCAACAGGTTACACAAGAGCTGGGATAACCTGTGCCCAGCTTAGGTGACAGCACTGGCCCTgtccccccccagctgcccagTCCCAGATGAATGCAGCCTTGTGTGAGACCCAGCCCAGAGCatgccaggaccaagtgctgccccgtgcctgctCCGTGTCTGGGGGAGAGCGTGAGGTGCATGCCCAGGGCCCCCTCCTGGCTGTTGCCATTGGTTCTAGGGTCTTCCAGTGATGGGATGGATCCTGCCTCCGGATCCTCAGTGCCAGAGAATGGTTGTGCTGGTGTTCTACCCCACAGCCCGCTGCCCTCAGAAGGGGTGGTGGCTTCTTAGGCTGGTGGCAGCAGGCTCAGACCCCActgctggagagggtccaggTTCATGGGATGGAGCCCAGGGGGTGGCCAGGATCGAGCCACACCCAGAGCTCACAGACATCCTTCTGCTTCATGTCCATCCTTCCCCAAAATTCTGGAGACCCCCCTGATTGCCCATCGCCCCATTCCCATGCTGCCAGcctgctctccagcagggaaACCAAGGCAGGGAGGCTGGGGGAGCCCAGGGTGCCCACAGGACAGAGGGGGAGCAGATGCCCCAGTGGGTCCTAGCCTCGGGGACCCCTTTTTCTGGGACAGGGCAGGTTCAGTGGCCAGGCAGCACCATGGGGCAGGGCTGTGAGTGGACATGGGGtctcagcccagcagctccacagccaggagctggggtCAGCCCTGATCCCCAACCCCAGTCCCATCCCTACTTGGCCAtgcttccccctccccatcacTTCGTTGGGGCTGCTCCACAACAATCCAGCAGGCAAGGTCTGGTTTTTTATGGGCTTTAATTGGGACAGGGATACAGGTGTGGGTCGTGAAGCCAGGGAGCGAAGGCTGCTGCGgtgctgggggggcactgggggttgGATGGGGCAGGGTGGTCACCAGCTTGGTGCTGTTGGGGCtctggctggcagcagctggtgggTCCGCCTGGAAAAGATCGGGGGTGAGCATGGCTGAGCTGTGGGAGACCAGGTGACACACAGGGGGACATGGGCTTGGCCAGCCCCACACTGGGTGGGTGGGCACCCCACAGGGCTGGGTGGAGGATCCCCAGTAGGTGTGAGGAGTGACCTGGGGAAAGGTTGTGGAAGGGCTGGGGGCTCTGTGGGATGAAGCAGCTTTAAACACCCCCATACCCTCCCGCAGGGCTGGTCTGAGCCCCAGCGAAGGCAGGACTCACCTAAGCAGCATCTGCCATGCATTTGTCTGTAGGAAGAAGAAACAGGGAGATCAGCTCCTCTGGGGGCTGTGGGACCTCAGCCCCCCTGAGGGATCCTGAATGGGGGCACCCCATGGCTCGCCCCACACTGGCCCCACAGAGAGGGAGGGACAAGCCAGGAGGGTCTCCTCCCTCTCAGTCCCCCTGGGGTATCCTGCCCCCTACTCCCCGACACCCTCCCCGTGCTCCCGGCCTCACCCGTCTGGGGCAGGATGAGGATCTCGTCGTCTGTCAGGCCCTGCTCCCTGGAGAACTGGGTGAACATCTCCAGGCGCTCAGGACTCAGCTCCTTTGTCCGGCCTGCAGCCAAGAGCAGGGTGAGAGGCAGCCCCCCTGTGCCCACCAGCACAGGGGCACAGGCAGCCCAGCAAGGGGGTCCCAGCCCAGCCATCATCCCCCCCGTGGGTCACCCCAGCTTGGGAAATGACCCTAAACCTGCCCTTCTCCCATGGGAAAGACAGACATCCCGGGGGGTGGACAGcatgggggtcctggggcagACGTACTGTAGAGCAGCACCATGGTGGAGGAACTGGTGCCCTTGGAGATCTGGGTGGCCACCAAGGCGTACTCGTCATAGTTGGTCTCCACCACATGGATGTTGTGCTtgctgccccagcctgtgggggacatgggggcacagctcagccctgagctccaAATCAGCCccaaggcaggagcagggacatcagGGCTGTGAGCGTGTCCGGGGCTGCCCCATGGGAGCTGGGCACTCACGTGGGCTGGTGTAGCTGAACCGCCCTGGCTGCTCTGTCTTGATGTAAAGACTGTTCCTCGTCACGCACTGGTCACCCCTGGGGAGCACAGCAGAGGGGGATGCACCAGtgcccacccccagcaccccctccctgctcaccccctccccattccccataCTTGGGGTAGGTGGAGGTAACTTCCAGGTTCCCATCTGCGGTGGTGGAGATGATGGTGGTGCACATCTTCATCAGGTGCCTCTTCTCCTTGAACCAGTTGGAGTTGGAGGCCAGGCCGATGCTGTACCATCTCCCTGTGAGCTGCACACAACCTCCACTcagccccagctgggcacagacCCTGTCTCACCCCTCAGcccccaccagccccagcccaggccaTGTCGCTCTCCCCTGGCAGCCCATTCCCCACAGCAGGACAGTGTCCCAGGGTCCTCGtttcccagggagctgctccagctcttggcaaccacaaaaccaggaacaAGGAAATCAATGCCTGTTTCATGACATGCCCTTCACTGCCCTTGcatgtttccttcctcttcaccCCAAGCCCAGGGAGTGTGACAGGACTGCCTGGCTCTGAGATGCCATTTCCATCCATCTGGGGGTCTGAGGAGGGGTCAGGACACTGGATCCAGCATGGCTCATTCCAGTCCGCTGTATGGAGCCAGCAGTGTGATGCCCCTCAGGGGAACTGCCGGCCTTGGAGAGCAGCTGTGCCGGGACCACCCTTGCAGCACATCCCAGACCCCtgtcctccctccatccccatcacctccctgggGTGGCTGTGTCCCCCAGGACCTTTCCAGGGGC
The sequence above is a segment of the Aphelocoma coerulescens isolate FSJ_1873_10779 chromosome 17, UR_Acoe_1.0, whole genome shotgun sequence genome. Coding sequences within it:
- the LOC138119699 gene encoding lipocalin-15-like isoform X1; translation: MAAALPGLALALLCLLQAGAQVPVQPDLDTGKLPGVPVQNQFAGMWHVTAIASNCSVFLKMKDGMKSSMAIISFMPEGDLAIKLVWPLLDKCQKFDLLFQQSGQAGHYVGAQEKRDLHVMDTDYSHYAVLHEAQHSETEPSTALQLLTREQDVSPQLLQKFKELIPTMGLTEDMLAILPKSADQCTRDIS
- the LOC138119699 gene encoding lipocalin-15-like isoform X3, which gives rise to MAAALPGLALALLCLLQAGAQVPVQPDLDTGKFAGMWHVTAIASNCSVFLKMKDGMKSSMAIISFMPEGDLAIKLVWPLLDKCQKFDLLFQQSGQAGHYVGAQEKRDLHVMDTDYSHYAVLHEAQHSETEPSTALQLLTREQDVSPQLLQKFKELIPTMGLTEDMLAILPKSADQCTRDIS
- the LOC138119699 gene encoding lipocalin-15-like isoform X2 is translated as MAAALPGLALALLCLLQAGAQVPVQPDLDTGKLPGVPVQNQFAGMWHVTAIASNCSVFLKMKDGMKSSMAIISFMPEGDLAIKLVWPLLDKCQKFDLLFQQSGQAGHYVGAQEKRDLHVMDTDYSHYAVLHEAQHSETEPSTALQLLTREQDVSPQLLQKFKELIPTMGLTEDMLAILPKSDQCTRDIS
- the LOC138119699 gene encoding lipocalin-15-like isoform X4, which translates into the protein MAAALPGLALALLCLLQAGAQVPVQPDLDTGKFAGMWHVTAIASNCSVFLKMKDGMKSSMAIISFMPEGDLAIKLVWPLLDKCQKFDLLFQQSGQAGHYVGAQEKRDLHVMDTDYSHYAVLHEAQHSETEPSTALQLLTREQDVSPQLLQKFKELIPTMGLTEDMLAILPKSDQCTRDIS
- the LOC138119767 gene encoding lipocalin-like — translated: MQATLLGILGLALLGTLHAQDSIPVQADFQQDKLTGRWYSIGLASNSNWFKEKRHLMKMCTTIISTTADGNLEVTSTYPKGDQCVTRNSLYIKTEQPGRFSYTSPRWGSKHNIHVVETNYDEYALVATQISKGTSSSTMVLLYSRTKELSPERLEMFTQFSREQGLTDDEILILPQTDKCMADAA